The following proteins are encoded in a genomic region of Variovorax paradoxus:
- a CDS encoding IclR family transcriptional regulator domain-containing protein: MSTDLADLSPAPPGLDKRDWIAGLERGVSIIEAFDDAHPRLTASQAGERTGMTRTAARRYLLTLQHMGYVASDGKLFWLTPRVLRLGQSYLDSARLPRIVQPFLQRVAAGTNEIAYLSVMDGDEVVYIARNGPNRSMSTGYVLGARVPAQVTAAGMLMLSLRGDAELADWLATRQLQVFTSHTIASKERMKLELARIRAQGWALSEQQLDLNSRGIAVPLRDRHGMLMGALNITMPMGHESSEDAVARVLPVLRETAQAMRNLI; the protein is encoded by the coding sequence ATGAGCACCGACCTCGCCGACCTTTCTCCCGCGCCGCCCGGGCTCGACAAGCGCGACTGGATCGCGGGCCTGGAGCGCGGCGTGAGCATCATCGAAGCTTTCGACGACGCCCACCCGCGCCTCACCGCCAGCCAGGCCGGCGAACGCACGGGCATGACCCGCACGGCCGCGCGGCGCTACCTGCTGACGCTGCAGCACATGGGCTATGTGGCGAGCGACGGCAAGCTGTTCTGGCTCACGCCGCGCGTGCTGCGGCTGGGCCAGTCGTACCTCGACTCGGCGCGGCTGCCGCGCATCGTCCAGCCTTTTCTGCAGCGCGTGGCGGCCGGCACCAACGAGATCGCCTACCTCAGCGTGATGGACGGCGACGAGGTGGTCTACATCGCGCGCAACGGCCCCAACCGCAGCATGAGCACCGGCTACGTGCTCGGCGCGCGCGTGCCGGCGCAGGTTACGGCCGCGGGCATGCTGATGCTTTCGCTGCGCGGCGACGCCGAGCTGGCCGACTGGCTCGCGACCCGGCAGCTGCAGGTGTTCACCTCGCACACCATCGCGAGCAAGGAACGCATGAAGCTCGAACTGGCGCGCATCCGCGCACAGGGGTGGGCGCTTTCGGAACAGCAGCTCGACCTCAACTCGCGCGGCATCGCGGTGCCGCTGCGCGACCGGCACGGCATGCTGATGGGCGCGCTCAACATCACCATGCCCATGGGCCACGAAAGCTCCGAGGATGCGGTGGCGCGCGTGCTGCCGGTGCTGCGCGAAACGGCGCAGGCCATGCGCAACCTGATCTGA
- a CDS encoding TRAP transporter large permease subunit, which yields MTVFIFLGSLLAAMALGIPIAYSLLLSGVALMYHLDLFDAQILAQNVVNGADSFPLLAVPFFMLAGEIMNVGGLSKRIVNLALTLVGHRRGGLGFVAIVAACLLAALSGSAVADTAALAALLLPMMVRAGHDKARAAGLIASAGIIAPVIPPSIGFVIFGVAANVSISKLFLAGIVPGLMLGIGIAVAWWWVAKRENVQPPPKATGAERAKAFKESLWALFLPVIVLVGLKMGVFTPTEAAVVAAVYALFVAMVVYREMNFAQLYQVFVSAAKTTSVIMFLVAAAMVSAWLITVADLPSKLVSLLEPFMGNQTLLLIAIMLLVMAVGTAMDMTPTILILTPVLMPVVKAAGIDPVYFGVLFIINNAIGLITPPVGTVLNVVAGVGKMKMDEVTRGVLPFMTAQFIVMFLLVFFPSLVLVPMRWFAN from the coding sequence ATGACCGTATTCATCTTCCTCGGCTCGTTGCTCGCCGCAATGGCGCTGGGCATACCGATCGCCTATTCGCTGCTGCTTTCGGGCGTGGCGCTGATGTACCACCTCGACCTGTTCGACGCGCAGATTCTTGCGCAGAACGTGGTGAACGGCGCCGACAGTTTTCCGCTGCTGGCCGTGCCCTTCTTCATGCTCGCCGGCGAGATCATGAATGTCGGCGGCCTTTCCAAGCGGATCGTCAATCTGGCGCTGACGCTCGTCGGCCATCGCCGCGGAGGGCTGGGCTTCGTGGCCATCGTGGCGGCCTGCCTGCTGGCCGCGCTCTCGGGTTCGGCCGTTGCGGACACCGCCGCGCTGGCCGCATTGCTGCTGCCGATGATGGTGCGCGCAGGGCACGACAAGGCGCGCGCCGCGGGCCTCATCGCTTCGGCCGGCATCATCGCGCCAGTCATTCCGCCCTCGATCGGCTTCGTGATCTTCGGCGTTGCCGCCAACGTGTCGATCAGCAAGCTGTTTCTTGCGGGCATCGTGCCCGGCCTCATGCTGGGGATCGGCATCGCCGTTGCATGGTGGTGGGTCGCCAAGCGCGAGAACGTCCAGCCGCCGCCCAAGGCCACGGGCGCCGAACGTGCGAAGGCCTTCAAGGAGTCGCTGTGGGCGCTGTTCCTTCCAGTGATCGTGCTGGTCGGCCTGAAGATGGGCGTATTCACGCCGACCGAAGCGGCCGTGGTGGCGGCGGTCTACGCGCTGTTCGTCGCAATGGTGGTCTACCGCGAGATGAATTTCGCGCAGCTCTATCAAGTCTTCGTGAGCGCGGCCAAGACAACGTCCGTGATCATGTTCCTGGTGGCGGCAGCCATGGTTTCCGCCTGGCTCATCACCGTGGCCGACCTGCCGAGCAAGCTGGTCAGCCTGCTCGAGCCCTTCATGGGCAACCAGACCTTGCTGCTGATTGCCATCATGCTGCTCGTGATGGCCGTCGGCACGGCCATGGACATGACGCCGACCATCCTGATTCTCACGCCGGTGTTGATGCCGGTGGTCAAGGCCGCGGGCATCGATCCGGTGTACTTCGGCGTGCTGTTCATCATCAACAACGCCATCGGCCTCATCACCCCGCCGGTGGGCACCGTGCTCAACGTCGTGGCGGGCGTCGGCAAGATGAAGATGGACGAGGTGACCCGCGGCGTGCTGCCGTTCATGACGGCGCAGTTCATCGTGATGTTCCTGCTTGTATTTTTTCCCTCGCTCGTGCTGGTGCCCATGCGCTGGTTTGCCAACTGA
- a CDS encoding TRAP transporter substrate-binding protein: MKKTLTRALCLGIAMLLPVAAAVAQDIKERSIKFAFQNQGDHPQALGAKKFGDLVAQKSGNKMQVKLFPGGTLGGDVQTVSAIQGGTIEMTVLNAGILSNQIKAFAVFDFPFLFANPQEADAVTDGPFGKKLFSELPAKNLVGLGYWDLGFRNVTNSKRPINKVEDLAGLKIRVIQSPIYIDLFTALGANATPMPFPELYPALEQKAVDGQENPNTVIRTSKFAEVQKHLALTQHVYNPQALIVGKKLWDSLSEAEKKIMTEAADEATKYEREVSRGQAQAALADLKKAGMQVTEFSPAEMQRLRDKVKPVVEKHSALVGEAVVKDLYAEIAKVRK; the protein is encoded by the coding sequence ATGAAGAAGACCCTCACCCGCGCCCTCTGCCTGGGCATTGCCATGCTGCTCCCCGTGGCCGCTGCCGTCGCGCAAGACATCAAGGAGCGTTCGATCAAGTTCGCGTTCCAGAACCAGGGCGACCATCCCCAGGCGTTGGGCGCAAAAAAGTTCGGCGACCTCGTTGCGCAGAAGTCGGGCAACAAGATGCAGGTCAAGCTGTTCCCGGGCGGCACGCTCGGCGGCGACGTGCAGACCGTTTCGGCCATTCAGGGCGGCACCATCGAGATGACCGTTCTCAACGCCGGCATTCTTTCCAACCAGATCAAGGCCTTCGCGGTCTTCGACTTTCCCTTCCTGTTCGCCAACCCGCAGGAAGCCGATGCGGTGACCGACGGGCCGTTCGGCAAGAAGCTGTTTTCGGAACTGCCGGCCAAGAATCTCGTCGGCCTCGGCTACTGGGACCTGGGCTTTCGCAACGTGACCAACAGCAAGCGCCCGATCAACAAGGTGGAAGACCTGGCGGGCCTGAAGATCCGCGTGATCCAGTCGCCGATCTACATCGATCTGTTCACCGCCCTGGGCGCCAATGCCACCCCGATGCCGTTCCCCGAGCTCTATCCGGCGCTCGAGCAGAAGGCGGTCGACGGCCAGGAAAATCCGAACACGGTCATCCGCACCTCGAAGTTCGCCGAAGTGCAAAAGCATCTTGCGCTGACGCAGCACGTCTACAACCCGCAGGCGCTGATCGTCGGCAAGAAGCTCTGGGATTCGCTCAGCGAAGCCGAAAAGAAAATCATGACCGAAGCGGCCGACGAAGCCACCAAGTACGAGCGCGAGGTGTCGCGCGGACAGGCGCAAGCCGCGCTCGCCGACCTCAAGAAGGCCGGGATGCAGGTGACCGAGTTCAGCCCGGCCGAAATGCAGCGCCTTCGCGACAAGGTCAAGCCTGTGGTGGAAAAGCACAGCGCCCTGGTCGGCGAAGCCGTGGTGAAAGACCTGTACGCCGAAATCGCGAAGGTCCGCAAGTAA
- a CDS encoding alpha/beta fold hydrolase, translating into MTRLNIVREGSGPFVVLSHALGCDLHMWDGVAEQLARGHTVIRYDHRNHGSSEVVPGALRVETLAQDVAELIQREAGGEPVHFVGLSMGGMTAQALAVRHPELLRSVVIANSSAHYSDPSPWRARVETVAGKGVAAIAPGAVSRWLTPGYVTTGEGKAAAQALNEVLVRTDPQGYIESCNAVAAIDFRESNRRIAVPTLVIAGLQDEATPLVMSEAMVAAIPGARLATIDAAHLSAVERPVEFAQLLIDYWRSL; encoded by the coding sequence ATGACCCGTTTGAACATCGTCCGCGAAGGCAGCGGCCCCTTCGTCGTGCTGAGCCATGCGCTCGGCTGCGACCTGCACATGTGGGACGGTGTGGCCGAGCAGCTTGCGCGCGGCCATACCGTGATCCGCTACGACCACCGCAACCACGGCAGCTCGGAGGTGGTGCCGGGCGCGCTGCGCGTCGAGACGCTGGCACAAGACGTCGCGGAACTCATCCAGCGCGAGGCGGGCGGAGAGCCGGTGCACTTCGTCGGCCTCTCGATGGGCGGCATGACCGCGCAAGCGCTCGCGGTTCGGCACCCTGAACTGCTGCGCAGCGTGGTGATCGCGAATTCGTCGGCGCACTATTCCGACCCATCGCCCTGGCGCGCGCGCGTCGAAACGGTGGCCGGCAAGGGCGTCGCGGCGATCGCGCCGGGCGCCGTTTCCCGCTGGCTGACGCCCGGCTATGTCACGACCGGGGAAGGCAAGGCCGCCGCCCAGGCGTTGAACGAGGTGCTGGTGCGCACCGACCCGCAGGGCTATATCGAAAGCTGCAACGCCGTGGCCGCCATCGACTTTCGCGAGAGCAACCGCCGCATCGCGGTGCCCACGCTGGTCATCGCAGGGCTGCAGGACGAAGCCACGCCGCTGGTCATGTCCGAAGCCATGGTGGCTGCCATTCCCGGTGCGCGCCTGGCCACCATCGACGCGGCCCACCTCAGCGCGGTGGAGCGGCCGGTCGAATTCGCCCAACTGCTGATCGATTACTGGCGCAGTCTCTGA
- a CDS encoding carboxymuconolactone decarboxylase family protein produces the protein MTDASTPPAGDYEAGLVNRRRVLGDAWVDKSLANRNEFNAEFQELITRHAWNDIWGRPALGDKTRRYMVLSMMLGIHAYEEFAMHVRAALDGPPESRLTPEDIKEVIMMAAIYCGVPVANHAFGIATGILREKGLLAAAPK, from the coding sequence ATGACCGATGCAAGCACACCTCCCGCCGGCGACTACGAAGCGGGCCTCGTCAACCGGCGCCGCGTGCTCGGCGACGCGTGGGTCGACAAGTCGCTGGCCAACCGCAACGAGTTCAATGCCGAATTCCAGGAACTGATCACGCGCCACGCCTGGAACGACATCTGGGGCCGGCCTGCGCTCGGCGACAAGACGCGGCGCTACATGGTGCTGTCGATGATGCTGGGCATTCACGCCTACGAAGAATTCGCGATGCACGTGCGCGCGGCGCTCGACGGCCCGCCCGAATCGCGCCTGACGCCCGAGGACATCAAGGAAGTCATCATGATGGCGGCCATCTATTGCGGCGTGCCGGTGGCCAACCACGCATTCGGCATTGCCACCGGCATCCTGCGCGAGAAGGGCCTGCTGGCAGCGGCCCCGAAGTGA
- a CDS encoding shikimate dehydrogenase family protein, whose product MTTSITGNTLAYLIPGDPVRNVRLPKMFNAVFERFGIDAVLIPMQVPLRDFAVFLKSAFLARNVRGMVIAPPHKPLAVDLLDGCGLFGRVAGSVNVVRRVENNELEGDLFDGEGLLGALDHFNIPFRGKRVLILGAGVSAAAIGVALAEGGTVNGAEHIALYDTSAGKAAGVAAKLDAFFDARVVAVDSNAPEGYDLVINATPLGLDEADALPVDVARMERHAALFDILLRNQPTPLVRAARARGLNAQAGFEMLIQQMPHYFAYFGHADAAHGLRKDANFLREIIYPPAMQAEIRHPLRYQSPSVA is encoded by the coding sequence ATGACCACCTCCATCACCGGCAATACCCTGGCGTACCTGATCCCCGGCGACCCCGTGCGCAACGTGCGCCTGCCGAAGATGTTCAACGCCGTCTTCGAGCGTTTCGGCATCGACGCGGTGCTGATTCCCATGCAGGTGCCGCTGCGCGACTTCGCGGTGTTCCTCAAGTCGGCGTTCCTGGCCCGCAATGTGCGCGGCATGGTGATTGCGCCGCCGCACAAGCCGCTGGCGGTCGACCTGCTCGACGGATGCGGCTTGTTCGGCCGCGTGGCCGGCTCGGTCAACGTGGTGCGCCGTGTCGAAAACAACGAACTGGAGGGCGACCTGTTCGACGGCGAGGGCCTCCTGGGCGCGCTGGACCACTTCAACATTCCATTCCGCGGCAAGCGGGTGCTGATTCTCGGGGCCGGCGTGAGCGCCGCGGCCATCGGCGTTGCGCTGGCCGAAGGCGGCACGGTCAACGGTGCCGAGCACATCGCCCTCTACGACACCTCGGCCGGCAAGGCGGCGGGCGTGGCGGCCAAGCTCGATGCGTTTTTCGATGCCCGTGTGGTGGCGGTCGACAGCAACGCACCCGAGGGCTACGACCTGGTCATCAATGCCACGCCGCTGGGGCTGGACGAGGCCGACGCGCTGCCCGTCGACGTCGCCCGCATGGAGCGGCATGCCGCGCTGTTCGACATTCTGCTGCGCAACCAGCCGACGCCGCTGGTGCGCGCAGCGCGTGCACGCGGCCTCAATGCGCAGGCCGGCTTCGAGATGCTGATCCAGCAGATGCCGCATTACTTTGCCTACTTCGGCCATGCGGATGCGGCGCACGGTCTGCGCAAGGACGCGAACTTTCTGCGCGAAATCATCTATCCACCGGCCATGCAGGCGGAGATTCGCCACCCCTTGCGCTACCAGTCCCCGAGCGTCGCGTGA
- a CDS encoding Bcr/CflA family efflux MFS transporter, with protein sequence MTGPSRTRKGRFELGFTLLLPLLLAAQPVATDSYLPALPAIAKELGSASTSLTLFVLAFGFAQLLCGPLADRFGRRPVLLAGLGCYVVAASGGAFAGSVAVLAGWRTLQGFSMAAILVCARAAVRDLYPAHEGPHVMARGLTGLGVVGLLAPLVGAWLVQGAGWRWVMASMALYALVLLALCWRSFGETRRPLAGDVSAPRGSARAVFASRSFRAWASVAATTYGGLFCFLLLSPMVYIGYLGWSPAMYGWIPAGGSLVYIFSTTLCRRLLRKRGPVRTVQLGAVLSIAGATIQALGCWLAPHSAVPLLAGHAVYCLGHGIHQPCGQAGAVGDLPHLAGRAVSWSGFGMMMVAFSVGQIAAQFVDTGFSNGAWPMVVPMLLAGCVLLAIAFFWLPRLSPHPIKESP encoded by the coding sequence GTGACCGGGCCGAGCCGTACCCGCAAGGGCCGCTTCGAGCTCGGCTTCACCTTGCTGCTGCCGCTGCTCCTGGCGGCGCAGCCCGTGGCCACCGACAGCTACCTGCCGGCGCTGCCCGCCATCGCGAAGGAACTGGGTTCGGCCAGCACCAGCCTCACGCTGTTCGTGCTGGCCTTCGGCTTTGCGCAATTGCTGTGCGGCCCGCTCGCCGACCGTTTCGGCCGCCGGCCGGTGCTGCTGGCCGGGCTCGGGTGCTACGTCGTTGCCGCATCAGGCGGTGCGTTCGCCGGCAGCGTGGCAGTGCTCGCGGGCTGGCGCACGCTGCAGGGATTTTCGATGGCCGCCATCCTGGTGTGCGCGCGTGCCGCGGTGCGCGACCTGTACCCCGCGCACGAGGGGCCGCATGTCATGGCGCGCGGACTCACGGGCCTGGGCGTGGTCGGGCTGCTGGCGCCGCTCGTGGGCGCATGGCTGGTGCAGGGGGCCGGCTGGCGCTGGGTGATGGCGTCGATGGCGCTCTATGCGTTGGTGCTTCTTGCGCTCTGCTGGCGTTCGTTCGGCGAAACGCGGCGGCCGCTGGCGGGCGACGTGTCGGCGCCGCGCGGCAGCGCCCGTGCCGTGTTCGCGAGCCGCAGCTTTCGGGCCTGGGCCTCGGTGGCCGCAACCACCTACGGCGGCCTGTTCTGCTTCCTGCTGCTGTCGCCGATGGTCTACATCGGCTACCTGGGCTGGTCGCCCGCGATGTACGGCTGGATTCCGGCCGGCGGCTCGCTGGTCTACATCTTCAGCACCACCCTGTGCCGGCGGCTGCTGCGCAAGCGCGGGCCGGTGCGCACCGTGCAGCTCGGCGCCGTGCTGAGCATTGCCGGCGCAACGATCCAGGCGCTGGGCTGCTGGCTGGCGCCGCACAGCGCCGTGCCGCTGCTCGCGGGCCACGCGGTCTATTGCCTCGGCCACGGCATTCACCAGCCCTGCGGACAGGCCGGTGCGGTGGGCGACCTGCCGCACCTGGCGGGGCGGGCCGTCTCGTGGTCGGGGTTCGGCATGATGATGGTCGCATTCAGCGTCGGCCAGATTGCGGCACAGTTCGTCGACACCGGTTTCTCGAACGGTGCCTGGCCGATGGTCGTGCCGATGCTGCTCGCGGGCTGCGTGCTGCTGGCCATCGCATTCTTCTGGCTGCCGCGCCTGTCTCCACACCCGATAAAGGAATCACCATGA
- a CDS encoding Bug family tripartite tricarboxylate transporter substrate binding protein translates to MSDDHFLNDQQSTRRQWLQGGGALALGGLLPSMASAQATWPSKSIRFVVPFAPGGSSEIVARSTAAELSRTLGQSVFVDNKPGAAGNIAMSEVARATDQHTLILGHIGTLAVNPYIFAKLPYDANKDFKPVSLLAKVPSLYVVHPDVPAQNLKEFIAYAKSKPGKLSYGSAGNGSAGHLAFEYLKMTANVFMLHVPYRGTGPMVTDLLSGRLDASAIGAAAVLPFIKAGKVRCIATGSAKRLPQLPDVATVAEQGFPGFEMTQWYGMLAPASIEPAQLAKLSAETMKAVKSPDSMQRLTGDAAEAIGGTPEQFAQFIAAEQARWQKVIARANIKPD, encoded by the coding sequence ATGTCCGACGACCACTTCCTGAACGATCAACAGTCCACACGCCGCCAATGGCTGCAGGGCGGCGGCGCGCTGGCCTTGGGAGGCCTGCTGCCTTCGATGGCTTCCGCACAAGCGACCTGGCCCAGCAAGTCGATTCGCTTCGTCGTGCCCTTTGCGCCCGGCGGCAGTTCGGAGATCGTGGCGCGCTCCACCGCCGCCGAGCTTTCTCGCACCTTGGGACAAAGCGTGTTCGTCGACAACAAGCCCGGTGCGGCCGGCAACATTGCCATGAGCGAAGTGGCGCGCGCGACCGACCAGCACACCTTGATCCTCGGGCACATCGGCACGCTTGCGGTCAACCCGTACATCTTTGCCAAGCTGCCCTACGACGCGAACAAGGACTTCAAGCCCGTGAGCCTGCTGGCCAAGGTGCCCAGCCTGTATGTGGTGCACCCCGACGTACCGGCCCAGAACCTGAAGGAATTCATCGCCTACGCCAAGTCGAAGCCGGGCAAGCTGAGCTACGGCTCCGCGGGCAACGGCAGCGCGGGCCACCTGGCTTTCGAGTACCTGAAGATGACCGCCAATGTCTTCATGCTGCATGTGCCCTACCGCGGCACCGGGCCCATGGTGACCGACCTGCTCTCGGGCCGGCTCGATGCCTCGGCCATCGGTGCGGCCGCCGTCCTTCCGTTCATCAAGGCCGGCAAGGTGCGCTGCATTGCCACGGGTTCGGCCAAGCGTTTACCGCAACTGCCCGACGTGGCCACGGTGGCCGAGCAAGGCTTTCCGGGCTTCGAGATGACGCAGTGGTACGGCATGCTTGCGCCGGCCAGCATCGAGCCCGCTCAGTTGGCCAAGCTCTCGGCCGAAACCATGAAGGCCGTGAAGTCGCCCGACTCGATGCAGCGGCTGACAGGCGACGCGGCAGAAGCCATCGGCGGCACGCCCGAACAGTTCGCGCAGTTCATTGCGGCCGAGCAGGCGCGTTGGCAAAAGGTGATTGCAAGGGCAAATATCAAGCCGGACTGA
- a CDS encoding shikimate dehydrogenase family protein has product MITGKTTLVAHLGFPTESFKAPMIYNPWFDKQGIDAVVVPMGVKPEDYPAAFAALFRLTNIRGALVTMPHKITTMALVDEVTPTAKIAGACNAVLKRADGTLVGDQFDGAGFVRGVLRKGRALEGTRVLVSGSGGVGSAIAASLAAAGVAQIALFDAHTPSADALAGRLRAHYPALAVSTGSNDPAGFDVVVNATPLGMKEDDPLPFDVDRIAPSTFVGEVVMKSEYTPLLRAALDKGCAVQVGTDMLFEMIPAYLEFFGFGTATADELRAEAKISY; this is encoded by the coding sequence ATGATCACCGGCAAGACCACCCTCGTCGCGCACCTGGGCTTTCCCACCGAGAGCTTCAAGGCGCCGATGATCTACAACCCCTGGTTCGACAAGCAGGGCATCGATGCGGTCGTGGTGCCGATGGGCGTCAAGCCCGAGGACTATCCGGCGGCATTCGCGGCGCTGTTCCGGCTCACCAACATCCGGGGTGCGCTGGTGACCATGCCGCACAAGATCACGACCATGGCGCTGGTCGACGAGGTCACGCCGACCGCGAAGATCGCCGGCGCCTGCAACGCGGTGCTCAAGCGCGCCGACGGCACACTGGTGGGCGACCAGTTCGACGGCGCCGGCTTCGTGCGCGGCGTTCTGCGCAAGGGCCGCGCGCTCGAGGGCACGCGCGTGCTGGTTTCGGGAAGCGGCGGTGTCGGCTCGGCCATTGCGGCTTCGCTGGCGGCCGCGGGCGTCGCGCAGATTGCGCTCTTCGACGCCCACACGCCGTCGGCCGATGCGCTCGCCGGACGGTTGCGCGCGCACTATCCGGCGCTCGCCGTGTCCACGGGCTCGAACGATCCGGCCGGCTTCGACGTGGTCGTCAATGCCACGCCGCTGGGCATGAAGGAGGACGACCCGCTGCCTTTCGACGTGGACCGCATCGCGCCGTCGACCTTCGTCGGCGAGGTGGTCATGAAGTCCGAGTACACACCGCTGCTGCGCGCCGCACTGGACAAGGGCTGCGCGGTGCAGGTGGGCACCGACATGCTGTTTGAAATGATTCCCGCGTATCTTGAGTTCTTCGGTTTCGGCACCGCCACGGCCGACGAGTTGCGCGCCGAGGCGAAGATCAGCTACTGA
- a CDS encoding TRAP transporter small permease, which produces MTKIFDGYCKLLDALIALALAIMVVLVFGNVVLRYAFNSGITISEEVSRWLFVWVTFLGAVVAVRERAHLGTDFLVARLPVLGKKICLVAGHLLMLYATWLLFSGSLAQAKINWDVQAPVTGASTAIFYASGIVFAVSAAVFLLSDLARALTGKLGDDELVMVKESEDLAQLERDDMTEHKTRDKR; this is translated from the coding sequence ATGACAAAGATATTCGACGGCTACTGCAAGCTGCTCGACGCACTGATCGCGCTGGCGCTTGCGATCATGGTCGTGCTGGTGTTCGGCAACGTGGTGCTTCGCTATGCCTTCAATTCGGGCATCACCATCTCGGAGGAGGTGTCGCGCTGGCTCTTTGTGTGGGTCACGTTCCTGGGCGCCGTGGTGGCGGTGAGGGAGCGCGCGCATCTGGGCACCGACTTCCTCGTGGCGCGCCTGCCGGTGCTGGGCAAGAAGATCTGCCTGGTGGCCGGCCATCTGCTCATGCTGTATGCGACCTGGCTGCTGTTCAGCGGCAGCCTGGCCCAGGCGAAGATCAATTGGGACGTGCAGGCGCCGGTGACCGGTGCGTCGACCGCGATCTTCTACGCCTCGGGCATCGTGTTCGCCGTTTCGGCGGCGGTGTTCCTGCTGAGCGACCTGGCGCGTGCGCTCACCGGCAAGCTGGGCGACGACGAACTCGTGATGGTGAAGGAGTCGGAAGACCTGGCGCAGCTCGAGCGCGACGACATGACCGAGCACAAGACCCGCGACAAGCGCTGA
- the pcaB gene encoding 3-carboxy-cis,cis-muconate cycloisomerase: protein MSIFEGFLSTSETLSAFSDRNFVDAMLRFEAALTRAQAALGLVPESAAHSIVGSCKVELFDVAKIVRDSGRAGSVAIPLVKALKEAVGLFNPEAVPFVHFGSTSQDVIDTAMALVTREGIALIEADVDRAIEALLQHATQHAATPILARTLMQPASVTSFGLKCAGWAAPLVRSRERLRTAARHALNVQLGGAVGTLSQMKGQGPAVVQRVVDELGLGNAGATWHTQRDEWVALGCELGLLVGSLGKIARDISLMGQYEVGEVAEPTEPGRGSSSAMPHKRNPVAAMVALAAAQRAPQRVAALLAAMPQEHERALGGWQAELAEWPQLLMSAHGSVRALAGALPGLQIDAARMRANIDTLRAELPREAADEWFDPALAELAGETALRQVAALRAQLTAKEKSR, encoded by the coding sequence ATGAGTATTTTTGAAGGCTTTCTTTCCACCTCCGAGACGCTTTCAGCCTTCAGCGACCGCAATTTCGTCGATGCCATGCTGCGCTTCGAGGCGGCGCTCACGCGCGCCCAGGCCGCACTCGGGCTGGTGCCCGAATCGGCCGCCCATTCGATTGTCGGCAGCTGCAAGGTCGAACTGTTCGACGTGGCCAAGATCGTGCGCGACAGCGGCCGCGCGGGCAGCGTCGCGATTCCGCTCGTCAAGGCACTGAAAGAGGCCGTGGGCCTGTTCAACCCCGAGGCCGTGCCCTTCGTGCATTTCGGCAGCACCAGCCAGGATGTGATCGACACGGCCATGGCGCTGGTCACGCGTGAAGGCATCGCGCTGATCGAAGCCGATGTCGACCGCGCTATCGAGGCGCTGCTGCAGCACGCCACGCAGCATGCGGCCACGCCGATTCTTGCGCGCACGCTGATGCAGCCGGCGTCGGTCACGAGCTTCGGCCTCAAGTGCGCAGGCTGGGCCGCGCCGCTGGTGCGCAGCCGCGAGCGCCTGCGAACGGCCGCGCGCCACGCGCTGAACGTGCAGCTCGGCGGCGCGGTCGGCACGCTCTCGCAGATGAAGGGGCAGGGCCCGGCCGTCGTGCAGCGCGTGGTGGACGAACTCGGCCTGGGCAATGCCGGAGCCACCTGGCACACGCAGCGCGACGAATGGGTGGCGCTCGGCTGCGAGCTGGGCCTGCTCGTGGGCAGCCTGGGCAAGATCGCGCGCGACATTTCGCTCATGGGCCAGTACGAAGTCGGCGAGGTGGCCGAACCCACCGAACCGGGCCGCGGCAGTTCTTCGGCGATGCCGCACAAGCGCAACCCCGTGGCGGCCATGGTTGCGCTGGCCGCGGCGCAGCGTGCGCCCCAGCGCGTGGCTGCGCTGCTGGCCGCGATGCCGCAGGAGCACGAGCGTGCGCTCGGTGGCTGGCAGGCCGAGCTGGCCGAGTGGCCGCAGCTGCTGATGTCCGCGCACGGCAGCGTGCGCGCATTGGCCGGCGCGCTGCCGGGCCTGCAGATCGACGCGGCACGCATGCGTGCCAACATCGACACGCTGCGTGCGGAATTGCCGCGCGAGGCCGCCGACGAATGGTTCGACCCCGCCCTGGCCGAGCTCGCCGGCGAGACCGCGCTGCGCCAGGTGGCGGCCTTGCGCGCCCAACTGACTGCGAAAGAAAAATCCCGATGA